A region from the Acidiferrobacter sp. SPIII_3 genome encodes:
- a CDS encoding DUF3683 domain-containing protein, translating to MSPSSTARIREIPYNYTSFSDREIVLRFLGPRMWETLNALRAARVTGRSARMLFEVLGDMWVVSRNPFIQDDLLRHEPRLGSLVSALHHRLDQIVARAQGNAEALALASAARAAVHAFEEGFPQERAKRKQALRVLSRVTHRDNIDFSGYARAAHVTDATDWRVELPFVVITPDTEEEVVGVVQGCIELGLTIIPRGGGTGYTGGAVPLFADTAIINTEKLDDIGEVVWRDLPGVDGRVPTIHAGAGTVTLRVTEAAEAAGLSFAVDPTSQDAATIGGNVAMNAGGKKAVLWGTTLDNLASWRMVTAQGEWLTVEREHHNLGKIHEQDEVVFRVSRTRADGRTASGPSEVLRIPGRSLRKEGLGKDVTDKFLSGLPGIQKEGCDGIITSAVFILHEKPRHLRTVCLEFFGSDLREAVSAITAIKAYPGTVSGVMLAGLEHLDERYLRAVRYSTKAPRRDRPKMVLLCDIAGDDDRRVGEAAAAIVRIANSRGGEGHVAVTAEARRRFWADRAKTAAIAAHTNAFKINEDVVIPIERLADYSEGVERINIEQSLANKITAVEAVVAYLTEGGPARALASDYETSVENTAILTAKTEAAVTHLRAVARRWAGILAGLDRPADACADLLGLDEAGRVRPGERLIALLLRRDVRISYRREVGRILEDIFGGQELAVVRHRLQAIHAEVLAKRLFVALHMHAGDGNVHTNIPVNSNDYEMMREADRIVERVMHLAVDLGGVISGEHGIGITKIRYLEPEAIAAFAAYKQRVDPNGHFNRGKLMPGSGLERAYTPSLRLVSQEALILERSELGALNDAIRNCLRCGKCKPVCTTHVPRANLLYSPRNKILGTGLIIEAFLYEEQTRRGISIHHFDGMNDIADHCTVCHKCLNPCPVDIDFGDVSIRMREILRTRGQKRMAIGTRASMAFLNVTDPGTIRALRKGMIEWGFKAQRLGHEVAVKLSAIGRPTRPRATTGKTPVSSQVIHFLKKPLPRDVPRQTMRALLAIEDAKTVPILRDPAKVTEDSDAVFYFPGCGSERLFSQVGLATLAMLYDVGAQVVLPPGYLCCGYPQTAAGDDARGRQITTDNRVLFHRVANTLNYLDIKTVIVSCGTCMDQLLKYEFEQIFPGCRLLDIHEYLMEKSVSLDGVSGVRYLYHDPCHTPMKTHNPVAVASALVGSPVTLSDRCCGEAGTFAVSRPDIATQVRFRKEEELRKGLQAVSAGEADAAAGDVKILTSCPACLQGLSRYREDTGLDADYIVVEIANKRLGAGWQQRFADAAKAGGIERVLL from the coding sequence ATGAGCCCATCGTCCACTGCCCGGATCCGGGAGATCCCGTACAACTACACCTCGTTTTCCGACCGCGAGATCGTCCTGCGATTCCTCGGGCCGCGGATGTGGGAGACCCTGAATGCGCTGCGCGCGGCGCGCGTGACGGGGCGCTCCGCACGCATGTTGTTCGAGGTCCTGGGGGATATGTGGGTGGTGAGCCGCAATCCCTTCATCCAGGACGACCTCTTGCGCCACGAGCCGCGCCTGGGATCACTGGTGTCCGCGCTGCATCACCGCCTCGATCAGATCGTGGCGCGCGCCCAGGGGAACGCCGAGGCGCTGGCGCTGGCATCGGCGGCGCGCGCCGCGGTCCATGCCTTCGAGGAGGGCTTTCCGCAAGAGCGCGCAAAGCGCAAGCAGGCCCTGCGGGTGTTGTCGCGTGTCACCCACCGCGACAATATCGACTTCAGCGGTTACGCGCGCGCCGCGCATGTGACCGATGCCACCGACTGGCGGGTGGAGCTGCCCTTCGTGGTGATTACCCCGGATACCGAAGAGGAGGTCGTGGGGGTGGTGCAGGGATGCATAGAGCTTGGGTTAACCATCATCCCGCGGGGGGGTGGGACCGGCTACACGGGGGGTGCGGTGCCGCTATTTGCGGACACCGCGATTATCAACACCGAGAAACTCGATGACATCGGGGAGGTCGTCTGGCGGGATCTGCCGGGCGTCGACGGGCGCGTGCCGACGATACATGCCGGCGCCGGTACCGTCACCCTGCGGGTCACGGAGGCCGCGGAGGCCGCGGGGCTGTCGTTTGCGGTCGATCCGACCTCGCAGGACGCCGCCACCATAGGCGGCAACGTAGCCATGAATGCCGGTGGCAAGAAGGCCGTTTTGTGGGGCACGACGCTCGATAATCTCGCCTCCTGGCGGATGGTGACCGCGCAAGGCGAATGGCTGACCGTGGAGCGCGAGCATCATAACCTCGGCAAGATCCATGAGCAGGACGAGGTGGTGTTCCGCGTGAGCCGTACGCGCGCTGACGGACGCACCGCGAGCGGGCCGTCCGAGGTGTTGCGCATCCCGGGACGCTCGTTGCGCAAGGAAGGCCTCGGGAAGGACGTGACCGACAAGTTCCTCTCCGGCCTGCCGGGGATCCAGAAGGAGGGCTGCGACGGCATCATCACCTCGGCGGTGTTCATCTTGCATGAAAAGCCGCGGCACCTGCGGACTGTGTGTCTTGAGTTCTTCGGATCCGACCTGCGCGAGGCGGTGTCGGCGATCACCGCGATCAAGGCCTATCCGGGGACCGTATCAGGGGTGATGCTCGCGGGACTTGAACACCTGGATGAGCGCTATCTGCGCGCGGTGCGCTACAGCACCAAGGCGCCGCGCCGCGACCGCCCGAAGATGGTCCTTTTGTGCGATATCGCAGGCGACGACGATCGGCGCGTGGGCGAGGCGGCGGCGGCGATCGTGCGCATCGCCAACAGCCGCGGCGGCGAGGGTCATGTGGCGGTGACCGCCGAGGCCAGACGGCGCTTCTGGGCGGACCGCGCCAAGACCGCCGCCATCGCCGCCCACACCAACGCCTTCAAGATCAACGAGGACGTGGTGATCCCCATCGAGCGCCTCGCCGATTACAGTGAAGGGGTCGAGCGCATCAACATCGAACAGTCGCTGGCCAACAAGATCACGGCGGTGGAGGCGGTCGTCGCCTATCTGACCGAGGGTGGACCGGCGCGGGCATTGGCCTCGGACTATGAGACGAGCGTGGAAAATACCGCCATCTTGACGGCCAAGACCGAGGCCGCGGTGACGCACCTGCGCGCCGTCGCGCGCCGCTGGGCCGGAATCCTCGCGGGGCTCGATCGGCCGGCCGATGCGTGCGCCGATCTGCTCGGCTTGGACGAAGCCGGACGGGTGCGGCCCGGCGAGAGGCTGATCGCGTTATTGCTGCGGCGCGATGTGCGCATCTCTTATCGGCGCGAGGTGGGGCGCATTCTCGAGGACATCTTCGGTGGTCAGGAACTCGCGGTGGTGCGCCATCGCCTCCAGGCGATTCATGCCGAGGTGCTGGCCAAGAGACTTTTCGTGGCGCTGCATATGCATGCCGGGGACGGCAATGTGCACACCAACATTCCGGTGAACTCCAACGATTACGAGATGATGCGCGAGGCCGATCGCATCGTCGAGCGCGTCATGCATCTGGCGGTCGATCTCGGGGGCGTGATATCGGGCGAGCATGGTATCGGCATCACGAAGATCCGCTATCTGGAGCCGGAGGCGATCGCGGCATTCGCCGCCTACAAGCAGCGCGTGGATCCCAATGGACATTTCAACCGCGGCAAGCTCATGCCCGGTTCCGGCCTGGAGCGGGCCTATACACCGTCGCTGCGCCTTGTGTCCCAGGAGGCGCTGATTCTCGAGCGCAGTGAGCTCGGGGCCTTGAATGACGCGATACGCAACTGTCTGCGTTGCGGCAAGTGCAAACCGGTATGCACGACGCACGTGCCGCGCGCCAATCTGCTCTACTCGCCACGCAACAAGATTCTCGGGACCGGCCTTATCATCGAGGCCTTCCTCTACGAGGAACAGACCCGGCGCGGGATCTCGATCCATCATTTCGATGGCATGAACGATATCGCGGATCATTGCACGGTGTGCCATAAGTGCCTGAACCCCTGTCCGGTCGACATCGATTTCGGCGATGTATCGATCCGCATGCGGGAGATCCTGCGCACGCGCGGCCAAAAGCGCATGGCCATCGGTACGCGTGCGTCCATGGCGTTTTTGAATGTCACCGACCCTGGCACCATTCGCGCGCTGCGCAAGGGCATGATCGAATGGGGCTTCAAGGCCCAGCGCCTCGGCCACGAGGTGGCGGTGAAGTTGAGCGCAATCGGCCGGCCGACGCGCCCGCGGGCCACCACCGGCAAGACGCCGGTCTCGTCGCAGGTGATTCATTTCCTGAAAAAGCCCCTGCCGCGCGACGTCCCGCGCCAGACCATGCGCGCGCTGCTTGCCATCGAGGACGCCAAGACCGTGCCGATCCTGCGCGATCCCGCCAAGGTGACCGAGGATTCAGACGCGGTCTTCTACTTCCCGGGCTGTGGCTCGGAGCGGCTTTTCAGTCAAGTGGGCTTGGCGACGCTTGCCATGCTCTACGATGTGGGGGCGCAGGTGGTGCTGCCGCCGGGCTATCTCTGTTGCGGCTATCCGCAGACGGCGGCGGGGGATGATGCCAGGGGTCGGCAGATCACGACCGATAACCGCGTACTGTTTCATCGCGTGGCCAACACCCTCAACTATCTCGACATAAAGACGGTCATCGTCTCGTGCGGGACATGCATGGACCAGCTCCTGAAATACGAGTTCGAGCAGATCTTCCCGGGCTGCCGGCTGCTCGATATCCACGAATACCTGATGGAGAAATCGGTGTCGCTCGATGGGGTGTCAGGGGTGCGATATCTGTATCACGACCCGTGCCATACGCCGATGAAGACCCATAACCCGGTGGCGGTGGCAAGCGCGCTCGTCGGGAGTCCGGTGACGCTTTCGGATCGCTGCTGCGGGGAGGCTGGTACGTTCGCGGTCTCGCGGCCGGATATCGCGACGCAGGTGCGCTTTCGCAAGGAAGAGGAATTGAGGAAGGGCTTGCAGGCCGTGAGTGCCGGGGAGGCCGATGCCGCCGCCGGGGACGTGAAGATACTGACGTCGTGTCCGGCCTGCCTTCAAGGCCTCAGCCGATACCGCGAGGATACCGGTCTCGATGCCGATTACATCGTAGTCGAGATCGCCAACAAACGTCTGGGCGCGGGCTGGCAACAGCGTTTCGCCGACGCCGCGAAGGCCGGCGGCATAGAGCGCGTCTTACTCTGA
- a CDS encoding Do family serine endopeptidase has translation MGHLKDRPHRRRWGTAVLAAGLVGGTAWQAAAAQPMVGLPDFTPIIQHYGAAVVNISSTSTKTVHGAMPTNPVPPNSPFYPFFRRFFSGPSTAPSQKEKVESLGSGFIISHSGYIVTAAHVVRGASHIVVGLSNHHVYKAKIVGLSVRYDTALLKIKGHDLPTVPLGNSSQLQVGQWLLAVGAPFGFYNTVTQGVVSAINRPLSDDEYIPFIQSDVPINPGNSGGPLFNMEGQVVGINDQIYTSNGGYMGLSFSIPINTAMRAVHAFEHHKAIRFGWLGVDVQGVSSEMARAMRLKEPVGALIASLAHDGPAAKAGLKPGDVIMTYDDKPVYSVGQLPPLVGNTSPGKRVPVGIMRNGHPLTIDVRVGTLPKNLRHPGSHNITLSRMHMEVGPLTHEALSDMDIHHGVVVLTVEPGPAESAGIAPGMVIQELNGVAITSPSQIAHLVTNLPAHTPIPVLVRRGKESAYVVVTLP, from the coding sequence ATGGGTCATTTGAAAGACCGACCGCACCGGCGGCGGTGGGGAACGGCCGTGCTGGCGGCGGGACTTGTGGGGGGTACTGCCTGGCAGGCGGCCGCCGCGCAGCCGATGGTCGGACTTCCCGACTTCACGCCGATCATCCAGCACTACGGGGCGGCGGTGGTGAATATCAGCAGCACCAGCACAAAGACCGTCCATGGCGCGATGCCGACCAATCCGGTGCCGCCGAATTCGCCGTTCTACCCGTTCTTCCGCCGATTCTTCTCGGGCCCCAGCACCGCACCCTCGCAGAAGGAAAAGGTGGAGTCGCTGGGCTCGGGCTTCATCATCAGCCACTCGGGTTATATCGTGACCGCCGCCCATGTCGTGCGCGGGGCGAGCCACATCGTCGTCGGGCTGTCCAATCACCATGTCTACAAGGCCAAGATCGTGGGCCTGTCGGTGCGTTACGACACCGCCCTGTTGAAGATCAAGGGTCATGACCTGCCCACCGTACCGCTCGGCAACTCCAGTCAGCTGCAAGTCGGCCAGTGGCTGCTCGCCGTGGGCGCACCCTTTGGCTTTTACAACACCGTGACGCAGGGCGTCGTGAGCGCCATCAATCGTCCGCTTTCCGACGACGAGTACATCCCCTTCATCCAAAGCGACGTACCGATCAATCCGGGCAACTCCGGCGGTCCGTTGTTCAACATGGAAGGGCAGGTGGTTGGCATCAATGACCAGATCTATACCAGCAACGGCGGCTACATGGGGCTGTCATTCTCGATCCCGATCAATACCGCCATGCGCGCCGTTCACGCCTTCGAGCACCACAAGGCGATCCGTTTCGGCTGGCTCGGCGTCGATGTCCAGGGCGTGAGCAGCGAGATGGCGCGCGCCATGCGCCTGAAGGAGCCGGTCGGCGCGCTGATTGCAAGCCTCGCGCACGACGGCCCGGCCGCCAAGGCCGGCCTTAAGCCTGGCGATGTGATCATGACCTATGACGACAAACCGGTGTACAGCGTGGGTCAACTCCCGCCGCTCGTGGGCAACACGAGCCCGGGCAAACGCGTACCGGTGGGCATCATGCGCAACGGTCATCCGCTCACCATAGACGTCCGGGTGGGCACGCTCCCGAAGAACCTGCGTCATCCGGGCAGCCACAACATCACGCTCTCGCGCATGCACATGGAAGTGGGCCCGCTCACCCATGAGGCACTGAGCGACATGGATATCCACCATGGCGTGGTGGTCTTGACCGTCGAGCCGGGTCCGGCGGAAAGCGCCGGCATCGCGCCGGGAATGGTGATTCAGGAACTAAACGGCGTGGCCATCACCTCGCCAAGCCAGATCGCGCACCTGGTGACAAACCTGCCCGCACACACACCGATCCCGGTGCTCGTGCGTCGTGGCAAGGAAAGCGCCTATGTGGTCGTGACCCTGCCCTAA
- a CDS encoding DUF445 domain-containing protein, whose protein sequence is MTATGPAPKRSNDSLKRARLRAARLSALALLTGAGVLYTAARYFQPAHPWLGFVAAFSEAAMIGALADWFAVVALFRHPFGLPLPHTAIIAANKGRIADSLGEFIQSRFLSTDKILEGIRTFGPGRRIAKWCLRAENIERIQTYLGQIARRLLTTVDPRQARAFLADALASSFETLDTGLLAGRILDTLAEDRRHQWLLDEALTQLYQFLQHDDVRQELVYAIARQMDFVPSTLNLDERVGRAILQRLYDALQTVLQAVREDHDHVLRRRFDEAVTDISNKLKNDALFRARIRAMQTELVHNPEMEIAFTALWDGLQGWLLAQLEERPEQPGSTRTLAVVVRELVASFADRPSLHAWIETQIASYAPPLIERYRRTLGLFIAAQVKAWDDAFLIDQIELNIGRDLQFIRINGTLVGGIVGLILYTLTRLVG, encoded by the coding sequence ATGACTGCCACCGGCCCTGCCCCAAAACGCTCGAACGACTCCCTAAAGCGCGCGCGATTGCGCGCCGCACGCCTGTCGGCCCTTGCCCTGCTGACAGGCGCCGGGGTCCTCTACACGGCGGCGCGCTATTTTCAGCCGGCACACCCCTGGCTTGGCTTCGTGGCGGCGTTCAGCGAGGCCGCCATGATCGGCGCCCTGGCCGACTGGTTCGCGGTGGTGGCGCTGTTCCGCCATCCCTTTGGCCTGCCCCTGCCGCATACCGCCATCATCGCCGCCAACAAGGGACGCATCGCCGACAGCCTCGGGGAGTTCATCCAGTCGCGGTTCCTGTCCACCGACAAGATACTGGAGGGCATCCGCACATTCGGACCCGGCCGGCGCATCGCCAAATGGTGCCTGCGCGCGGAAAACATCGAGCGCATCCAGACCTACCTCGGCCAGATCGCGCGCCGCCTCCTCACCACGGTCGATCCCCGGCAGGCGCGCGCCTTTCTGGCCGACGCCCTGGCCTCCAGCTTCGAGACCTTGGATACCGGCCTGCTCGCCGGGCGCATCCTGGATACGCTCGCCGAAGACCGCCGCCATCAATGGTTGCTTGACGAAGCCCTTACCCAGCTCTATCAATTCCTGCAGCACGATGACGTGCGTCAGGAACTCGTCTACGCCATAGCGCGCCAGATGGATTTCGTGCCCTCGACTTTGAATCTCGACGAGCGCGTGGGTCGCGCCATACTCCAGCGACTCTACGACGCCCTGCAGACCGTCTTGCAGGCGGTCCGCGAGGATCATGATCATGTGTTGCGCCGGCGCTTCGACGAGGCCGTGACCGACATCAGCAACAAGCTGAAGAACGACGCGCTTTTTCGCGCACGCATCCGGGCCATGCAAACCGAACTCGTCCACAATCCCGAAATGGAGATCGCGTTCACGGCCCTTTGGGATGGGCTCCAGGGGTGGCTCCTGGCGCAACTCGAAGAACGGCCCGAACAGCCGGGGTCGACGCGTACACTCGCGGTCGTGGTCCGCGAACTGGTGGCCTCGTTCGCCGATCGTCCGTCGCTCCATGCCTGGATAGAGACCCAGATCGCATCCTATGCCCCGCCGCTGATCGAGCGCTACCGGCGCACCCTGGGGCTTTTCATAGCCGCCCAGGTCAAGGCCTGGGATGATGCCTTCCTGATCGACCAGATAGAACTCAACATCGGTCGTGATCTGCAATTCATCCGCATCAACGGCACCCTGGTCGGGGGTATCGTGGGCCTTATCCTCTACACGCTCACCCGTCTTGTCGGCTGA
- a CDS encoding bifunctional diguanylate cyclase/phosphodiesterase, whose translation MDRHRQAPVGARVPRAPRALRHARADPHPPLRTALLAEQLRLFGRRYGWQVLANLVVATTCLLLFARSVGPLDKALWWTGLAINGILRFFPIRLTRADCGLDVTARHRRLVAHLLADGLLWALLILAVPYPRNGINPPFLVAIVTGLTAGPVPFLSVLPGGYEAFAIAPVLALAWREYAGRGGSAFGVSMAVAVVVLQTFATKIAHLNGAAVRERILRDFRLQGLLRRSRRREAAVHTLLEASPDLIGLLDAEGRWQLANGAALEAFGMAREDLIHVERQRLLEQLPDTPTRESLGDFMRASEGTVREEILLRRAHTTPRVLDLLRCSLPDAVGGGSLLIARDVTTQKREALARQLRDRLTDASLRGESPDTSLGAVLDSIAEHLDLLWIAMARIDKVGTPLSVAQGGRLHLEAQSALTLALSPADPPYRIVYPLAHNGIHYGAIAYRPLVPEALSNEAREWLARLSWDVGSACELDAAQTRLRTLAHYDELTGLPNRAFFLRLLTETMERGAHVEALQAVLFLDLDRFKDINDLLGHAAGDRLLLEVTARLRQAARAGDVVARLSGDEFAVILRDAARMSDIETVITRLLTAMRTPVRIGTDQVSTQASIGLTIYPFDDSDPQTLLRHADLAMYEAKRQGRNRWSLFEHSLDRATRDRQSLQKRLRKALAEDRFALHYQPQVELATGRVAGVEALLRWRDPEEQPQSPEVFVPIAEESGLIIPLGEWVLQEACRQQRRWMDQGLTLQIAVNLSPSQFQDPEIHHRVCEVLRASGTATHHIALEITERAAFADPERARRTLDAWCQRGLQFAIDDFGTGQASLSYLTDLPSALIKIDRGFIAPLPEDPQHRAIVEGVIHMAHQLGRPVLAEGVETMAQWEWLKAQGCDLAQGYAIARPMSAEAVPDWVAAWLQGRSLSHEQGIFVAFRRAAAFI comes from the coding sequence ATGGATCGTCACCGCCAAGCACCGGTCGGCGCGCGCGTCCCGCGGGCGCCACGCGCGCTCCGCCACGCGCGCGCCGACCCGCATCCGCCCTTGCGGACCGCACTCCTCGCCGAACAGCTGCGCCTCTTTGGTCGCCGTTACGGCTGGCAGGTGCTGGCCAACCTCGTTGTGGCCACCACCTGCCTGCTGCTCTTCGCGCGCTCGGTGGGCCCCCTGGACAAGGCCCTTTGGTGGACCGGGCTTGCGATCAACGGCATCCTGCGATTTTTCCCCATCCGGCTTACGCGCGCCGACTGCGGACTGGACGTCACGGCGCGCCATCGACGGCTCGTGGCCCACCTGCTCGCCGACGGCCTTTTGTGGGCGCTCCTGATCCTGGCCGTACCTTATCCCCGCAACGGCATCAATCCCCCGTTTCTGGTGGCCATCGTGACCGGGCTCACCGCAGGCCCGGTCCCGTTTCTGAGCGTGCTGCCCGGCGGCTACGAGGCCTTCGCCATCGCCCCGGTGCTGGCGCTCGCATGGCGCGAATACGCCGGCCGCGGCGGCAGCGCCTTTGGTGTCTCCATGGCAGTTGCCGTGGTGGTCCTACAGACCTTCGCCACCAAGATCGCGCACTTGAACGGCGCCGCTGTCCGCGAGCGCATTCTGCGCGATTTTCGGCTGCAGGGCCTACTACGGCGATCGCGACGCCGCGAGGCCGCCGTACACACGCTGCTCGAGGCCTCCCCCGACCTCATTGGCCTGCTCGACGCCGAGGGCCGCTGGCAACTCGCCAACGGCGCCGCCCTGGAGGCCTTCGGGATGGCACGCGAAGATCTGATCCATGTCGAGCGGCAACGTCTCCTGGAACAGCTCCCCGATACCCCGACCCGCGAGAGCCTGGGTGATTTCATGCGCGCCTCCGAGGGTACGGTGCGCGAGGAGATCCTGTTGCGCCGCGCGCATACCACGCCGCGGGTCCTGGATTTATTACGCTGCTCGCTGCCCGACGCCGTCGGCGGAGGCTCGCTTTTGATCGCCCGCGACGTCACCACTCAGAAACGCGAGGCACTGGCCCGCCAACTGCGCGATCGCCTTACCGATGCCTCGCTGCGCGGCGAGAGCCCCGACACGTCCCTGGGTGCGGTCCTAGACAGCATCGCCGAGCACCTCGATCTTCTCTGGATCGCGATGGCGCGCATCGACAAGGTCGGGACGCCGCTCAGCGTGGCCCAAGGGGGGCGCCTGCATCTCGAGGCGCAAAGCGCGCTCACACTCGCGCTCTCGCCTGCAGACCCCCCCTACCGCATCGTCTACCCGCTTGCCCACAACGGTATCCACTACGGCGCCATAGCCTACCGTCCGCTGGTTCCCGAGGCCCTGTCGAACGAGGCCCGTGAATGGCTGGCGCGGCTTTCCTGGGATGTGGGGTCGGCCTGTGAACTCGATGCCGCCCAAACCCGGCTGCGTACGCTCGCCCACTACGACGAACTCACGGGTCTCCCCAACCGTGCCTTTTTTCTGCGCCTGCTGACCGAGACCATGGAACGGGGCGCGCACGTCGAGGCCCTGCAAGCCGTGCTGTTTCTAGACCTCGACCGGTTCAAGGATATCAACGACCTGCTCGGCCATGCCGCCGGAGACCGGTTACTGCTGGAGGTCACCGCACGCCTGCGCCAGGCCGCGCGCGCGGGCGATGTCGTGGCGCGCTTGAGCGGAGACGAGTTTGCGGTCATCCTGCGCGACGCCGCGCGCATGTCCGACATCGAAACCGTGATCACGCGACTGCTCACGGCGATGCGTACCCCGGTACGCATCGGCACAGACCAGGTCTCCACCCAGGCCAGTATCGGCCTTACGATCTATCCGTTTGATGACAGCGACCCCCAGACGCTGTTGCGCCACGCCGACCTTGCCATGTACGAGGCCAAGCGCCAGGGGCGCAATCGCTGGTCGCTATTCGAGCACTCCCTGGATCGCGCCACGCGCGATCGCCAGTCCCTTCAAAAACGCCTGCGCAAGGCCCTCGCGGAAGACCGTTTCGCGCTTCATTACCAGCCGCAAGTCGAACTCGCCACCGGACGGGTCGCCGGGGTGGAGGCCCTGCTGCGCTGGCGCGATCCCGAGGAACAGCCGCAATCCCCGGAGGTATTCGTACCGATCGCCGAGGAATCGGGCCTCATCATACCGCTCGGCGAGTGGGTGCTTCAGGAGGCGTGCCGTCAGCAGAGGCGCTGGATGGATCAGGGCCTTACGCTGCAGATCGCCGTCAACCTGTCACCCAGCCAATTCCAGGATCCCGAGATCCACCACCGCGTCTGCGAGGTGCTGCGCGCCAGCGGTACGGCAACCCACCACATCGCCCTGGAGATCACCGAACGCGCGGCCTTCGCCGATCCCGAACGCGCCCGCCGCACGCTGGACGCCTGGTGTCAACGGGGGCTGCAGTTTGCCATCGATGATTTCGGGACGGGGCAGGCCTCGCTCAGCTATCTGACCGACCTGCCCAGTGCGCTCATCAAGATCGATCGCGGCTTCATTGCCCCGCTTCCTGAAGACCCGCAGCACCGCGCCATCGTCGAAGGCGTCATCCACATGGCGCACCAGTTGGGACGGCCGGTGCTCGCCGAGGGCGTGGAGACCATGGCCCAGTGGGAGTGGCTGAAGGCCCAGGGCTGTGACCTCGCGCAAGGCTATGCGATTGCCCGCCCCATGTCCGCCGAGGCCGTACCCGACTGGGTCGCTGCGTGGCTGCAGGGCCGCTCGCTAAGCCACGAACAGGGGATCTTCGTGGCCTTCCGGCGCGCCGCCGCCTTCATCTGA
- a CDS encoding LysE family translocator — MEPFLLGLIVGIITSAPIGPVGLLTIQRTLAHGRLAGMLSGAGAATADAFYAALAGLSLSVVSNFLASARFWIHLGAGILCLWFGGRAFFFRPRRRAPAHRYGGPGVLWTFVSSLLLTLANPLTILFFIVVFTTLQMDHSSLPRLLSLVAGIFSGCLLWWIALSLVTSRLHTHLESRTLILINRVSAIFIIILGVVALGSAGHSVISPRIPTP, encoded by the coding sequence GTGGAACCGTTTTTACTAGGGCTTATCGTCGGCATCATCACATCCGCACCCATCGGACCAGTCGGCCTGCTCACCATTCAAAGGACCTTGGCGCATGGGCGCCTCGCCGGCATGTTAAGCGGCGCGGGGGCCGCCACCGCCGACGCATTCTATGCCGCGCTCGCGGGCTTGAGCTTGAGCGTGGTATCGAATTTTCTGGCCAGCGCACGCTTCTGGATTCATCTCGGGGCCGGTATCCTCTGCCTGTGGTTTGGCGGACGCGCGTTCTTCTTTCGGCCACGACGGCGGGCCCCGGCGCACCGCTATGGGGGACCCGGGGTGCTCTGGACGTTCGTATCATCGCTCCTGCTCACGCTTGCAAACCCCCTCACCATCCTGTTTTTCATCGTGGTATTCACGACGCTGCAGATGGACCACTCGAGCCTGCCGCGCCTGCTGTCATTGGTCGCCGGGATATTTTCCGGCTGTCTTTTGTGGTGGATCGCACTCAGTCTCGTGACTTCCCGTCTCCATACGCACCTCGAATCGCGCACCCTTATCCTCATAAACCGCGTATCGGCGATCTTCATTATCATCCTCGGAGTCGTCGCCCTGGGTAGCGCCGGCCACTCCGTGATAAGCCCCCGGATCCCGACACCCTGA
- a CDS encoding LysR substrate-binding domain-containing protein — MARPDPQLLLTWTVVARMGSINAAADTLGLTQPAVSNQLRRLQEWLGEPLYRRHGRGVTPTALGKRLLRIASQIEGALTDAEALRTDVQGLMQGSLLLAASQTNAEFLLLRAMAVFQKRYPMITVRLQSGNSEEARRRIDVADLAFVEDAVLPESVPGLKGKTLIETDIRILLSADHPLAQRPEDEPVALSELAGVSVVWREPGSGTRDRVEVAFRQAGLEPEIRYEFSAGAAVREAVRCGLGVGFVSALSAMPPDLCTRPVVPRIVQSLSVIYQGPLSRPGEAFLVVLEDMMRAGIYATPRSVGP; from the coding sequence ATGGCAAGGCCCGATCCTCAACTGCTTTTGACCTGGACGGTAGTGGCGCGCATGGGGAGCATCAATGCCGCCGCCGATACCCTGGGTCTTACGCAGCCTGCGGTCTCCAATCAGCTGCGACGGCTCCAGGAGTGGCTGGGGGAACCGCTTTATCGACGCCATGGGCGGGGCGTGACCCCGACCGCCTTGGGCAAGCGCTTGCTGCGTATCGCCTCTCAGATCGAGGGGGCGCTCACCGATGCCGAGGCGCTACGGACCGATGTGCAAGGTCTCATGCAGGGGAGTCTGTTGCTGGCAGCCAGCCAGACCAATGCCGAATTTCTGCTGCTGCGCGCCATGGCGGTCTTTCAGAAGCGCTACCCGATGATCACCGTGCGGTTGCAGTCCGGGAATTCCGAAGAGGCGCGCCGACGTATCGATGTTGCAGACCTCGCATTCGTGGAGGACGCGGTCCTGCCGGAATCGGTCCCTGGACTCAAGGGCAAGACCCTGATCGAGACCGATATCCGCATACTTTTGAGCGCCGATCATCCTTTGGCCCAACGGCCGGAGGACGAGCCGGTGGCGCTGAGCGAGTTGGCGGGTGTGTCGGTGGTCTGGCGGGAGCCCGGTTCCGGCACCCGCGATCGCGTCGAGGTGGCGTTTCGCCAGGCCGGCCTGGAGCCCGAGATCCGCTATGAATTCAGCGCCGGCGCGGCGGTACGCGAGGCGGTTCGTTGCGGGCTCGGCGTGGGCTTTGTGTCGGCCTTGTCGGCCATGCCTCCGGATCTTTGCACGCGGCCGGTCGTGCCGCGTATCGTGCAGTCCCTGTCGGTGATCTATCAGGGGCCGCTCAGCCGCCCCGGTGAGGCGTTTCTCGTGGTCCTTGAAGACATGATGCGCGCCGGGATCTACGCGACCCCGCGCAGCGTCGGCCCGTGA